One Cydia amplana chromosome 18, ilCydAmpl1.1, whole genome shotgun sequence DNA segment encodes these proteins:
- the LOC134656198 gene encoding collagen and calcium-binding EGF domain-containing protein 1-like has product MRALNSAACFVLLLCHTTLVYCHQEGYYAEEGYPDDILDVAESATACPTERVLRARETCRTDGGAEMECIRLHCCDTHRHVAGRCIPNNVEPCSLNLCEQACEERGERLWCSCHAGYRFHAENYRRRTQPYCVDIDECANNKGGCEYHCVNDPGGFHCECPSPQTLASDGRSCARPIVMPMPEPLPLIRASSRCYAPCDSVSWLSRKVRSLTDQLHSTQAALKKLMDHPIFKEDADQFSDYAYKLDATAPLEGGYCRCERGPRGPPGAPGVEGPKGDAGARGPRGARGPKGSMDLMLLLLADIRHDINNLEARVYKEGEHPERFDLQKAWRRQRKQERLDKERRTDQELEAYTIPPVVTTKGPVDISPNGLNGEITHDSDSESTTDWSMVKGETDPTDLSMKFLDMDEKLLEFHLLANSTHPEDDEDLDTDYEYSFY; this is encoded by the exons ATGCGCGCGCTCAACTCAGCGGCTTGTTTCGTGCTCCTGCTGTGTCATACGACCCTGGTATATTGTCACCAAGAGGGATACTACGCTGAGGAAGGTTATCCTGATGACATTTTGGACGT CGCGGAGAGCGCCACCGCGTGCCCGACGGAGCGCGTGCTGCGCGCGCGCGAGACGTGTCGCACCGACGGCGGCGCCGAGATGGAGTGCATCAGGCTGCACTGCTGCGACACACACCGACACGTCGCCGGACG ATGCATTCCCAACAACGTGGAGCCCTGCAGTCTGAACCTGTGTGAACAAGCGTGCGAGGAACGCGGAGAGAGACTGTGGTGCTCCTGCCACGCAGGATATCGGTTCCATGCAGAAAATTATCGTCGTAGGACGCAGCCATACTGTGTTG ACATAGACGAATGCGCTAACAACAAAGGCGGCTGCGAGTACCACTGCGTGAACGACCCAGGCGGGTTTCACTGCGAGTGCCCATCCCCGCAAACCCTGGCTAGCGATGGTAGGAGCTGCGCGCGCCCTATTGTGATGCCTATGCCG GAACCGTTGCCCCTTATTCGCGCGTCGTCTCGGTGCTACGCACCATGCGACTCCGTGTCCTGGCTGTCGCGGAAAGTCCGTTCACTCACCGACCAGCTGCACTCAACGCAGGCCGCCTTGAAAAAGTTGATGGACCATCCAATTTTTAAAGAAG ATGCTGACCAGTTTTCTGACTACGCATACAAGCTTGATGCTACTGCGCCGTTAGAGGGAGGTTACTGTCGATGCGAGAGAGGGCCTAGA GGTCCACCCGGTGCTCCAGGCGTCGAGGGTCCAAAAGGCGACGCTGGCGCCAGAGGCCCTAGGGGCGCCCGTGGACCTAAGGGGTCCATGGACTTGATGCTCCTCCTGCTAGCCGACATCAGACATGACATCAACAACTTGGAGGCTAGAGTGTATAAGGAGGGAGAACA CCCAGAGCGGTTCGACCTGCAAAAGGCGTGGCGACGGCAGCGGAAGCAAGAGAGGCTGGACAAGGAGCGCAGAACCGACCAGGAGTTGGAAGCCTACACCATCCCGCCGGTAGTGACTACGAAGGGACCGGTGGATATTTCGCCAAATG GATTAAACGGCGAAATCACTCACGACTCGGACTCAGAGAGCACCACAGACTGGTCCATGGTGAAAGGAGAGACGGACCCTACGGACCTTAGCATGAAATTCCTGGACATGGACGAGAAGCTGCTGGAATTCCACCTGCTGGCCAACTCCACGCATCCTGAGGACGATGAGGATCTGGACACCGATTATGAATACAGCTTTTACTAG
- the LOC134656335 gene encoding coatomer subunit epsilon: MARQQDDVDELFDVKSAFYVGNYQQAINEAQNVSPSTPLIALQRDAFLYRSYIAQGNYRIVLQELKTADPMLLPLKGLVDYLSPGANKLAVVADIDARVQKGTELVNEVFLIVAATIYYHEENYEAALKILHGAEAIELRAFTLQCLLAMNRQDLGKKHLATIQAVDDDSTLVQLGQAWLNLSQGGPGVQDAHYSIMELSERLGALGAGPAALGAAAAASRGMWEEAEQMLSEAQARAPQQPDLLLGLAVAARHTPKPPEVASRYIAQLLDSHPDHPFTKDYNAKTNEFRRLAAQYQPSVAS, from the exons ATGGCACGTCAGCAAGATGATGTCGATGAATTATTTGATGTTAAAAGTGCATTTTATGTTGGAAATTACCAACAAGCCATCAATGAGGCACAAAATGTATCT CCATCTACGCCCCTAATAGCTTTGCAGAGAGATGCGTTCCTGTACCGCTCGTACATCGCGCAAGGCAACTACAGGATAGTGCTACAAGAGTTGAAGACTGCGGACCCCATGCTGCTGCCGTTGAAGGGCTTGGTGGATTATCTGTCGCCAGGCGCTAATAAATTGGCTGTTGTGGCAGACATTGATGCTAGA GTGCAGAAGGGAACAGAGCTTGTGAACGAAGTGTTTCTGATTGTAGCGGCCACCATTTACTACCATGAGGAAAACTATGAGGCTGCTCTTAA gaTTCTCCACGGAGCTGAGGCCATCGAACTCCGCGCCTTCACCCTCCAGTGTCTGCTGGCTATGAACCGACAGGATCTTGGCAAGAAGCACCTTGCTACCATACAAGCCGTGGACGATGATAGCACGCTGGTTCAGCTGGGGCAGGCTTGGCTTAATCTGTCGCAG GGTGGACCAGGAGTGCAGGATGCGCACTACAGCATCATGGAGCTGTCGGAGCGGCTCGGAGCCCTAGGCGCCGGGCCGGCTGCtctcggcgccgccgccgctgcttCCAGAG GCATGTGGGAGGAGGCTGAGCAGATGCTGAGCGAGGCGCAGGCGCGCGCGCCGCAACAGCCCGACTTACTGCTGGGGCTGGCCGTCGCTGCCAGGCACACGCCCAAGCCGCCCGAG GTGGCCTCACGCTACATAGCCCAGCTGCTAGACAGCCACCCCGACCACCCGTTCACGAAGGACTACAACGCGAAGACCAACGAGTTCCGTCGTCTGGCCGCCCAGTACCAGCCGTCTGTGGCTAGCTAA